The Thermoplasmata archaeon genome includes a window with the following:
- the rps24e gene encoding 30S ribosomal protein S24e, protein MELQVLTKKDNPHLKRVEVTFKAIHKAEPTPTRDALRAFLARELKATKDIVVIDSQASSFGRYETHGYAKVYKSKEEALSVERKHILVRNK, encoded by the coding sequence ATGGAACTCCAAGTCCTCACGAAGAAGGACAACCCGCACCTGAAGCGGGTCGAGGTGACGTTCAAGGCGATCCACAAGGCCGAGCCGACACCGACGCGGGACGCGCTCCGCGCGTTCCTCGCGCGGGAGCTGAAGGCGACGAAGGACATCGTCGTGATCGACTCCCAAGCGTCGTCGTTCGGCCGGTACGAGACGCACGGATACGCGAAAGTCTACAAGTCGAAGGAGGAGGCGCTCTCCGTCGAGCGGAAGCACATCCTCGTCCGGAACAAG